One window from the genome of Myxococcus virescens encodes:
- a CDS encoding MaoC family dehydratase, with translation MPARKLYFEAIRVGDELPALAKAPVDRVQLSRYAGASGDFNPVHVDELYAKSVGMPSVYAPGMLVMGMLGQLISDWARGGQMRRYNVRFIKMVWPGDTVVCKGRVSDRHGSGGRYFVEIDLWAENQKGELLMKGSSQIQLFYSLEDENRQRSGQSPIVVEVPRESLSSANAAAPASATSASASSEEGDEADERREGVTSKKTVPREKPAAKTATLPSAKKAKK, from the coding sequence ATGCCCGCGCGCAAGTTGTACTTCGAAGCCATCCGCGTCGGGGACGAGCTGCCCGCGCTGGCCAAGGCGCCCGTCGACCGCGTCCAGCTGTCGCGCTACGCCGGTGCTTCCGGAGACTTCAACCCGGTCCACGTGGACGAGCTCTACGCCAAGAGCGTGGGCATGCCGAGCGTCTACGCGCCCGGCATGCTCGTCATGGGCATGCTCGGCCAGCTCATCAGTGACTGGGCCCGGGGCGGGCAGATGCGGCGCTACAACGTGCGCTTCATCAAGATGGTGTGGCCGGGTGACACCGTCGTCTGCAAGGGCCGCGTGAGCGACCGGCACGGCTCCGGGGGCCGCTACTTCGTCGAAATCGACCTCTGGGCGGAGAACCAGAAGGGCGAACTGCTGATGAAGGGCTCCTCGCAGATCCAGCTCTTCTATTCGCTGGAGGACGAGAACCGGCAGCGCTCCGGCCAGTCCCCCATCGTGGTGGAGGTGCCTCGGGAGAGCCTGAGCAGCGCCAACGCCGCCGCGCCCGCCTCCGCCACCAGCGCCTCTGCTTCCAGTGAGGAGGGCGACGAGGCGGACGAGCGCCGCGAGGGCGTCACCTCCAAGAAGACGGTTCCAAGGGAAAAGCCGGCGGCCAAGACAGCCACGCTTCCCTCCGCCAAGAAGGCGAAGAAGTAG
- a CDS encoding dihydrodipicolinate reductase, with amino-acid sequence MAKAPEGPVPVVVMGLGFIGQEIARAAMSSPEVELIGAVDVQSGLVGRPLGDVLGGPAPRVKVSASLAQAVGKRKGVVVLHATGSRLPKVFDQVMEAVKLGLPVASTCEELAFPYLKYPELADELDQAAQEAGVAVVGTGVNPGFVLDRLVAVAGQVCGPVRRATVTRVVDARTRRPSLQRIVGAGLTEEEFFELVDSEQLGHVGLVESAALAALGLGLDCDDFEEEVAPVFAEEDISGGAFPVRKGRVAGMFQSVVGLEDGQERVRLELTIAMGADDPKDRIEIDADPKLVLEIPGGVAGDRATANALVNAAPRLTAAEAGLLTVLELPAGR; translated from the coding sequence ATGGCAAAAGCCCCGGAAGGGCCCGTGCCGGTGGTGGTGATGGGGCTGGGGTTCATCGGTCAGGAAATTGCCCGGGCTGCGATGTCTTCACCTGAGGTGGAGCTCATCGGGGCCGTGGACGTGCAATCCGGCCTGGTGGGCCGCCCCTTGGGTGATGTCCTGGGAGGTCCCGCCCCTCGTGTGAAGGTCTCCGCCTCGCTGGCGCAGGCCGTGGGCAAGCGCAAGGGCGTGGTGGTGCTGCATGCCACCGGCTCGCGGCTGCCCAAGGTGTTCGACCAGGTGATGGAGGCGGTGAAGCTGGGACTGCCCGTGGCCAGCACCTGTGAGGAGCTGGCCTTCCCGTATCTGAAGTATCCGGAGCTGGCGGACGAACTGGACCAGGCGGCGCAGGAGGCGGGCGTCGCCGTGGTGGGGACCGGCGTCAATCCGGGCTTCGTGCTGGACCGGCTGGTGGCGGTTGCCGGACAGGTGTGCGGTCCGGTCCGTCGTGCCACCGTCACCCGCGTGGTGGATGCGCGGACCCGCCGCCCGTCCTTGCAGCGGATTGTGGGCGCGGGGCTGACGGAGGAGGAGTTCTTCGAGCTGGTGGACAGTGAGCAACTGGGCCACGTTGGCCTTGTTGAGTCCGCGGCGCTCGCGGCCCTCGGCCTGGGGCTGGATTGCGACGACTTCGAAGAAGAAGTAGCCCCCGTATTCGCCGAGGAGGACATCTCCGGCGGCGCGTTTCCCGTCAGGAAGGGAAGGGTGGCTGGCATGTTCCAGTCCGTGGTGGGGTTGGAGGACGGACAGGAGCGGGTGCGACTGGAGCTGACCATCGCGATGGGGGCGGATGACCCCAAGGACCGTATCGAAATCGACGCTGACCCGAAGCTGGTGTTGGAAATCCCGGGGGGAGTGGCGGGCGACCGGGCCACCGCGAATGCGCTGGTGAATGCCGCGCCACGCTTGACGGCCGCCGAAGCTGGGCTCCTCACGGTGCTCGAGCTTCCGGCCGGACGCTAG
- a CDS encoding ExbD/TolR family protein: protein MGMGKTPGSDDGSEDGVFAEINITPLTDIFLVLLIIFMVTSSVIVQQGPGGGAKAGLKVNLPKGGAADVTARTTDLSVAVLADGRFMLAGNVVSQDELQQAFDDARQKDEETVVIVQADEGVPHGTVVQVMELAKKAGLAQLAIGVREGE from the coding sequence ATGGGCATGGGAAAGACTCCGGGCAGCGACGACGGCTCCGAGGATGGCGTCTTCGCTGAAATCAACATCACCCCGCTCACCGACATCTTCCTGGTGCTGCTCATCATCTTCATGGTGACCAGCTCCGTCATCGTGCAGCAGGGGCCGGGCGGCGGCGCCAAGGCCGGCCTCAAGGTGAACCTGCCCAAGGGCGGCGCCGCGGACGTCACCGCGCGCACCACGGACCTGTCGGTGGCGGTGCTCGCGGACGGGCGCTTCATGCTGGCCGGCAACGTCGTCTCCCAGGACGAGCTGCAGCAGGCCTTCGATGACGCCAGGCAGAAGGACGAAGAGACGGTGGTCATCGTCCAGGCCGACGAGGGCGTGCCCCACGGCACCGTGGTGCAGGTGATGGAGCTGGCCAAGAAGGCCGGGCTCGCGCAGCTGGCCATCGGCGTGCGCGAAGGCGAATAG
- a CDS encoding HD domain-containing phosphohydrolase — translation MDRILVVDDDVLILAALSRILQAEGYDVVTHSNPAAAAREVGFQVVLTDFMMPYLNGIELLGALREKNPKAVRLMLTAAADFRTASEAVNRGEVFRLLGKPWSLSDLTSSVRQAFAHYRLVDANERLSREVAEKNAELVAINRDLERRVVERTAGLLDGLISALDYRDTETQWHSRRVSLYSRRLAQEVGMTGGALDVVEQGALLHDIGKIGVRDSILLKPGPLTPEEWVEMRKHPEFGYRMLAKMPYLHEAALIVLQHQERWDGKGYPQNLAGEDIVLGARIFCLADTVDAITSDRPYRKGRPMSVARDEIRRCAGTQFDPALAEAFLNIPETEWQRIRQEVEALEAAENERWNNDPLGPPAPLARASGA, via the coding sequence ATGGATCGCATCCTCGTCGTGGACGACGACGTCCTCATCCTGGCCGCCCTCTCACGCATCCTCCAGGCAGAGGGGTACGACGTCGTCACCCACAGCAACCCGGCGGCGGCCGCCCGGGAGGTCGGCTTCCAGGTCGTGCTGACGGACTTCATGATGCCGTACCTCAACGGCATCGAACTGCTCGGCGCCCTTCGGGAGAAGAACCCCAAGGCCGTGCGGCTGATGCTGACGGCGGCGGCGGACTTCCGCACCGCCTCCGAAGCGGTCAACCGCGGCGAGGTCTTCCGGCTGCTGGGCAAGCCCTGGTCACTCAGCGACCTGACGAGCAGCGTCCGGCAGGCCTTCGCGCACTACCGCCTGGTGGACGCCAACGAGCGGCTGTCGCGCGAGGTCGCGGAGAAGAACGCGGAGCTGGTGGCCATCAACCGCGACCTGGAGCGGCGGGTGGTGGAGCGCACCGCGGGGCTGCTCGACGGGCTCATCAGCGCCCTGGACTACCGCGACACGGAGACGCAGTGGCACTCGCGCCGCGTGTCGCTCTACTCCCGCCGGCTGGCCCAGGAGGTGGGGATGACGGGCGGAGCGCTGGACGTGGTGGAGCAAGGCGCGCTGCTGCACGACATCGGGAAGATTGGCGTGCGCGACTCCATCCTGCTCAAGCCCGGTCCGCTCACGCCGGAGGAATGGGTGGAGATGCGCAAGCACCCGGAGTTCGGCTACCGGATGCTGGCGAAGATGCCCTACCTGCACGAAGCGGCGCTCATCGTGCTCCAGCACCAGGAGCGCTGGGACGGCAAGGGCTATCCGCAGAACCTGGCGGGCGAGGACATCGTCCTGGGCGCGCGCATCTTCTGCCTCGCGGACACGGTGGACGCGATCACGTCCGACCGGCCCTACCGCAAGGGCCGGCCCATGAGCGTGGCGCGGGATGAAATCCGCCGCTGCGCGGGCACCCAGTTCGACCCGGCGCTGGCGGAGGCCTTCCTCAACATTCCGGAGACGGAGTGGCAGCGCATCCGCCAGGAAGTCGAGGCCTTGGAAGCGGCGGAGAACGAGCGCTGGAACAACGACCCGCTCGGTCCTCCCGCGCCCCTGGCCCGTGCCAGCGGCGCCTGA
- a CDS encoding MaoC family dehydratase N-terminal domain-containing protein: MLDKNAIGRASPPTLNEVEKGAIRRFAEAIGDYNPIYYDEEYARASGYPTIIAPPTFPASFHSAADLRELLGVGIKSLLHAEQGFDYERPIFAGDRIYVSTRVSDVFERPGMSGKMDIAVIEDEGRDEEGNLVFRARRTLVVRAAKETP, encoded by the coding sequence ATGCTGGACAAGAACGCGATCGGCCGCGCCTCGCCGCCGACGCTGAACGAGGTCGAAAAGGGCGCCATCCGTCGGTTCGCGGAGGCCATCGGGGACTACAACCCCATCTACTACGATGAGGAGTACGCCCGGGCGTCGGGGTACCCCACCATCATCGCGCCCCCCACGTTCCCCGCGTCCTTCCACTCGGCGGCGGACCTGCGGGAGCTGCTGGGCGTGGGCATCAAGAGCCTGCTCCACGCGGAGCAGGGCTTCGACTACGAGCGGCCCATCTTCGCCGGGGACCGCATCTACGTCTCCACGCGCGTCTCCGACGTCTTCGAGCGGCCGGGCATGTCCGGGAAGATGGACATCGCGGTCATCGAGGATGAAGGCCGTGACGAGGAAGGCAACCTCGTGTTCCGCGCCCGCCGGACGCTGGTGGTCCGCGCCGCCAAGGAGACCCCGTGA
- a CDS encoding acyl-CoA dehydrogenase: protein MSAGINTYKTDLREIFFTLFEQFGFGQVAGQAPFDAWGPDEAKAVLSETYRFAREVLGPLNSVGDREGCRVENGAVFTPTGFKDAWKKLYEQGFKTVGVSPEHGGQGSPMMLQVTVEELLSGANSAFNMYPGLAFGAAEVVAECGTPAQQKQFVERMLNGTWGGTMCLTEPHAGSDVGAAKSTARRNGDGTYNIRGTKIFISGGDHDMAENIIHLVLARIDGASPGTKGLSLFIVPKLRINADGSSGQPNDVGVGSIEHKMGINGSATCVINFGENDNCVGELVGTVEHVGMSQMFKMMNGARIAVGIQGIGLASAAYYNALDYAKDRKQGSHFTKWKDPTAPRAAIIEHPDVRRMLLDIKAHVEGIRSLIIKLAMHLDKARQLAGKDDDAATYHKGQVELLTPLVKAYSSEQAFRLCAQAIQIYGGAGYIQDYPVEQYTRDSKIFSIYEGTTHIQAMDLVGRKMGQAGGMHFQQFMGDVGSFIEAHREHAVYGEAVKSLAAAQEALMASAMVVFGWSQDGSKFPLIPLSANRFLNMMSEVAVGWLLLDAALIAEKAKASVSADHPDHAFYEGKKYSALWYARNVLPNVEQAAKMLTMEDTSPMDISDAAFASV from the coding sequence ATGTCCGCCGGGATCAACACCTACAAGACCGACCTTCGAGAGATCTTCTTCACGCTGTTCGAGCAGTTCGGCTTCGGCCAGGTGGCCGGCCAGGCGCCGTTCGATGCCTGGGGTCCGGACGAAGCGAAGGCGGTGCTGTCGGAGACCTACCGCTTCGCGCGCGAGGTGCTCGGGCCCCTCAACTCGGTGGGTGACCGGGAGGGCTGCCGGGTGGAGAACGGCGCCGTCTTCACGCCGACGGGCTTCAAGGACGCGTGGAAGAAGCTCTACGAGCAGGGCTTCAAGACGGTGGGCGTGAGCCCGGAGCACGGCGGCCAGGGCTCGCCGATGATGCTCCAGGTGACGGTGGAGGAGCTGCTGTCGGGCGCCAACTCGGCGTTCAACATGTACCCCGGCCTGGCCTTCGGCGCGGCGGAAGTTGTCGCGGAGTGCGGCACGCCCGCGCAGCAGAAACAGTTCGTGGAGCGCATGCTCAACGGCACGTGGGGCGGCACCATGTGCCTCACCGAGCCGCACGCCGGCTCCGACGTGGGCGCGGCCAAGTCGACGGCCCGCCGCAACGGCGACGGCACCTACAACATCCGCGGGACGAAGATCTTCATCTCCGGCGGCGACCACGACATGGCGGAGAACATCATCCACCTCGTGCTCGCGCGCATCGACGGCGCGTCGCCGGGCACCAAGGGCCTGTCGCTGTTCATCGTCCCCAAGCTGCGCATCAACGCGGACGGCAGCTCGGGCCAGCCCAACGACGTGGGCGTGGGCTCCATCGAGCACAAGATGGGCATCAACGGCTCGGCCACCTGTGTCATCAACTTTGGTGAGAACGACAACTGTGTCGGCGAGCTCGTGGGCACCGTCGAGCACGTCGGCATGAGCCAGATGTTCAAGATGATGAACGGCGCGCGCATCGCCGTGGGCATCCAGGGCATCGGCCTGGCGTCCGCCGCGTACTACAACGCGCTGGACTACGCGAAGGACCGCAAGCAGGGCTCCCACTTCACCAAGTGGAAGGACCCCACCGCGCCCCGCGCCGCCATCATCGAGCACCCGGACGTCCGCCGCATGCTGCTGGACATCAAGGCGCACGTGGAGGGCATCCGCTCGCTGATCATCAAGCTGGCCATGCACCTGGACAAGGCGCGCCAGCTGGCCGGCAAGGACGACGACGCGGCCACCTACCACAAGGGCCAGGTGGAGCTGCTCACCCCGCTGGTGAAGGCCTACAGCTCCGAGCAGGCGTTCCGCCTGTGCGCGCAGGCCATCCAGATCTACGGCGGCGCCGGCTACATCCAGGACTACCCGGTGGAGCAGTACACCCGCGACTCGAAGATCTTCTCCATCTACGAGGGCACCACCCACATCCAGGCCATGGACCTGGTGGGCCGGAAGATGGGCCAGGCGGGCGGCATGCACTTCCAGCAGTTCATGGGCGACGTGGGCTCCTTCATCGAGGCCCACCGCGAGCACGCCGTCTACGGCGAGGCCGTGAAGTCCCTGGCCGCGGCGCAGGAGGCCCTGATGGCCAGCGCCATGGTGGTGTTCGGCTGGTCGCAGGACGGCAGCAAGTTCCCGCTGATTCCGCTGTCCGCCAACCGCTTCCTCAACATGATGTCCGAGGTCGCCGTGGGCTGGCTGCTGCTGGACGCGGCGCTCATCGCGGAGAAGGCGAAGGCCTCCGTCTCCGCGGACCACCCGGACCACGCCTTCTACGAGGGCAAGAAGTACAGCGCCCTCTGGTACGCGCGGAACGTGCTGCCCAACGTGGAGCAGGCGGCGAAGATGCTCACCATGGAGGACACCTCGCCCATGGACATCTCGGACGCCGCCTTCGCGTCCGTCTGA
- a CDS encoding MotA/TolQ/ExbB proton channel family protein, producing MSLNDILHYLRLGGVTLAMLIFASVAALIVAVERIIALWGVGERSRALGETVNKHLLRGDVAAARTAAERSDAVAADIFLAGFDRMERSRTAGGAGIEAAVERERAQVALKLRRYLWILATIGSITPFVGLFGTVAGIMRSFKDLGLDVEAGGTGGSVAVMTGISEALVATAVGILVAVQAMVFYNYFQARLSRVLVELRLIGDEFVELLKERAAGLPPSEPMSPEPQAAPATRTDAQPA from the coding sequence ATGAGCCTGAACGACATCCTCCATTACCTCCGCCTGGGTGGCGTCACCCTCGCCATGCTCATCTTCGCCTCGGTCGCGGCGCTGATTGTCGCCGTCGAGCGCATCATCGCGCTCTGGGGCGTGGGCGAGCGTTCACGTGCCTTGGGTGAGACAGTGAACAAACACCTGCTGCGCGGGGACGTCGCCGCGGCCCGCACCGCCGCCGAGCGCTCCGACGCGGTGGCCGCCGACATCTTCCTGGCCGGGTTCGACCGGATGGAGCGCAGCCGCACCGCCGGGGGCGCTGGCATCGAGGCCGCGGTGGAGCGCGAGCGCGCCCAGGTGGCCCTCAAGCTGCGCCGCTACCTGTGGATCCTGGCCACCATCGGCTCGATTACGCCCTTCGTGGGCCTCTTCGGCACCGTGGCCGGCATCATGCGCTCCTTCAAGGACCTGGGCCTGGACGTGGAAGCGGGCGGCACGGGCGGCAGCGTGGCGGTGATGACGGGTATCTCCGAGGCCCTGGTCGCCACCGCGGTGGGCATCCTGGTCGCCGTGCAGGCGATGGTCTTCTACAACTACTTCCAGGCCCGCCTGTCCCGCGTGCTGGTGGAGCTGCGCCTGATTGGCGACGAGTTCGTCGAGCTGCTCAAGGAGCGGGCCGCCGGCCTGCCGCCGTCCGAGCCCATGTCTCCCGAGCCGCAGGCCGCCCCCGCCACGCGCACGGACGCCCAGCCCGCCTAG